The genomic DNA CCAGCGCCCGCACCGGGAGGTAGCTCGAGTCGGTGGAGCCCGTGCCGAGCTGGCCGGAGGTGTTGTCACCCCAGCCCCACACGGAGCCGTCACCCGTCAGCGCCAGCGAGTGGGAGTCACCCGCGGAGATGGCCGTGGCGCCCGCGAGCTCCGGCACGAGCACCGGCAGGCCGCGCGAGGTGGTGGTGCCATCGCCGAGCTGCCCGGAGGTGTTGCGTCCCCAGGCCCACACCGTGCCGTCGCTCTTCACCGCCAGCGAGTGGGCGGCGCCAGCCGAGACGGCCATGACGTCCAGCAAGCCCCGCACCTGCACCGGGGTGTTGCGCCAGAGCGTGGTGCCATCCCCGAGCTGCCCACTGTCGTTGAGCCCCCAGGCCCACACCGTGCCGTCGGAGCGCACCGCCAGCGCATGGGAGGAACCCGCCGAGAAGCTCACGACATTCGAGAGCCCCTGCACCTGCACGGGGGTGGTGCGCGAGGACTGGGAGCCCACCCCGAGCTGGCCATGGGTGTTGTCACCCCACGCCCACACCGTGCCATCGCAGCGCAGCGCCAGGGTGTAGGCGGCGCCACCCGACACGGCCACGACACACGTGAGGCCCCGGACCCGGGTGGGCGAGGTCCGGTGGAGGGTATTGCCGGTACCCAGCTGCCCCTTGCCATTGTTCCCCCAGCCCCACACGGCGTTGTCGTCGCGCACGAGCAGGGAGTGGTGGTCGCCCGAGGCGAGCAGGGAGAAGCGCGGGTTGCCCCTCGTCCGCACGGGGAAGAAGACGGAGCTGGTGACGCCATTGCCCAGCTGGCCATAGGTGCTGTCGCCCCAGGCCCACACCGTGCCATCGGTCCGCAACGCCAGCGAGGAGCGGGCCCCCACCGCGATGGCCGCGATGCGCGAGAAGCTCGGCACCGGCACCGCCACGTTCACGGAGGTGCTGTTGCCCGTACCGAGCTGTCCCTGGCCATTGCGTCCCCACGCCCAGAGCGTGCCGTCGGTGCGCCGCACCACCACGTGGTTGCCCCGGCAGGAGACGGACATGCCCTCCGTGACGACCGCGACCTGGACCGGCGTGTATTGCGTCTGGGTGCTCCCATCTCCGAGCTGGCCGTACGTGTTGTCTCCCCAGGACCACGCCGAGCCATCGTCCTTCACCACCACCGAGTGGTAGGCCCCCGCCGCGATGGACCTCACGCCCGACAGCCCCTTCAACTGCACGGGGAGGTTGCTCGAGACGTTGGTGCCATCGCCGAGCTGGCCCGTGCCGTTGTAGCCCCAGACCCACACCGTGCCGTCGCTCTTCAACGCCAGCGAGTGGTAGGTGCCCGCCGCCACGGCCACGACGCCCGTGAGGCCCCGCACCTGCACCGCGGTGGTGCGCGGGTTGCCGGAGAAGGCTCCATCCCCGAGCTGTCCATAGTTGTCGTAGCCCCAGGCCCACACCGTGCCGTCGCTCTTCAACGCCAGCGAGTGGTAGGTGCCCGCCGCCACGGCCGAGACGCCCGTGAGGCCCGTCACCCGCACCGGGCTCGTCCGCTGGACGTTCGTCCCATCGCCCAGCTCGCCATGGATGTTGTCGCCCCAGGCCCACACCGTGCCGTCGCTCTTCACCGCCAGCGAGTGGTAGGTGGCCGCGGCGAGGGCCCGCACGGACGTCAGCCCCGGCACCTGCACCGGCAGGGCGCGCAGGGTGAGGGTGCCATCGCCCAGCTGGCCATAGTCGTTCTGGCCCCAGGTCCACACCGTGCCGTCCGACCCGCGTACGGCGAGGGCATGCAGCTCTCCGGAGGCGATCTGCGCCACGCCGGAGAGGCCCTGCACCTGACCCGGAAGGGGGCGCCAGCTGGCGCTGCCATTGCCGAGCTGGCCGGAGTTGTTGAGGCCCCAGCCCCGCACGGTGTTGTCGCCCAGCGCGAGCAGCGAATAGGAGTTGCCGCAGGCGATGGCCTGCACGTCCAGGAGCTCGGGCACCCGGATGGCGACGCGCTGCACGCTGGCCCCCGCCGCGCTCACCTGCCCCAGGCTGTTGTCGCCCCAGGCCCACACCGTGCCGTCGATGCGCCGGGCGAGGGAGTGGTAGGAGCCACTGGCGAGGGCCGTGATGTTCGAGAGGCCGAGGACCCGCGTCGGCGTGGTGGACGGGGCGGCGCCCTCGTTGCCAAGCTGGCCGTACGTGTTGTCACCCCAGGCCCACACCACGCCGTTGGCGTCCACCGCCAGGCTGTGGGCCCACCCGCCAGCGATGGCGCTGATGCCCGTGAGGCCGGAGATCCGCACCGCCCTGGCATGCGTGGCGGCGGTGTCATCGCCGAGCTGGCCGAAGTAGTTGCTGCCCCAGCCCCACACGGTGCCGTCCTGGAGCAGGGCCAGGCCATGGGAGTCACCCGCGGCGATGGCCTTCACGTCCGCCAGCCCCAGCACCTGCACGGGTGAGACGCTCGAGGTGGTGGTGCCATCCCCGAGCTGGCTGGCGTCGTTGGCGCCCCAGGCCCACACCGTGCCATCCGCCTTCAGCGCCAGCGAGTACGTGTTGCCCGCGGCGATGGCCTTCACGCTCGTCAGCCCCGGCACCTGCACGGGAGTCAGCCGCTGGCTGGTGGTGCCATCCCCGAGCTGCCCCTCGCCGTTGCCACCCCAGGCCCACACCGTGCCATCCGCCTTCAGCGCCAGCGAGTGCGTGTTGCCCGCGGCCACGGCCGTGATGCCCGTGAGCCCCTGCACCTGCACCGGGCTCAGCCGCTGGGCGGTGGTGCCGTCCCCGAGCTGGCCCTGGCTGTTGATGCCCCAGCTCCACACCGTGTCCGCCGGCGTCACGAACAGGGAATGACCCGACCCACCGGCCAACCGGTACGGCCGGCCCTGCACGATGATGGCGGGAGCGCGCTGCGAGGCCAGCGTCCGCTCATCGCCCTCTCCGCCCGCGTCACACGCGGCAAACAGCGAGGTCACGAGCAGCAGGAGCGTGACTCCCAGGCTCCTCGACACGGTACTCCCCATCATGTGCGTTCCTCTTCGTTCCCTTGGGAGGGTTTTTCCGGGTATCCAGACCCGGCCTGTTAACCCATGAGCACCGTATATGTAAATAAATGCAGTGTAGATTCAATCGGATGACATCCGACTCGCGGGTATGCCGGAGTGTTACTAGGTTGACGCTTCCATGAATGTCGATCCTTCCCGCCGCCAGGCCGCTCTGGAGGCCCTCGCCCTGGACGATGAAGCCCTGCTCAAGGCCTGCGAGGTCGAGTACTTCATCGCCTCCGGCCCGGGCGGCCAGCACCGCAACACCACCGCCAGTGGGGTACGTCTGACCCATCCCCCCACCGGCCTGTCCGTCACGGGCACCGAGCGCCGCAGCCAGGTGCAGAACAAGGGCGCCGCCCTCGAGCGCCTGCGCGAGGGACTCCAGGCGCTCACCTACGTGCCCAAGAAGCGCCACAAGACGAAGCCCACCAAGGGCTCGCAGCGGCGCCGTCTGGAGACCAAGAAGCGGGAAGGCGAGAAGAAGGCCCAGCGCAGCAAGAAGGGCCTCTGGTGAAAGGAGCCCACTCCGTGCCCACCCTCGAAGACGCGATCGCCCTGGCCGTGGAGGCCCACCGGGGCCAGCGGGACAAGGCCGGACAGACGTACATCCTCCACCCCCTGCGGGTGATGCTGCGCCTGGATGGGGAGCTGGAGCGGATGGTGGCCGTCCTGCACGACGTGGTGGAGGACTCGCCCTACACACTGGAGCGGCTGCGCGGGCTCGGCTACCCGGAGGAGGTGCTGGGCGCGCTGGAACACCTGACGAAGCGAGAGGGCGAGACGTACGAGTCCTTCATCGAACGCGTCCGCCCCCACGCGCTCGCGCGCCGGGTGAAGCTGGCGGACCTGGAGGACAACATGGACGTGCGCCGGCTGCCGGCCGTCACCGCGAAGGACGCCGAGCGGCTGGCCCGCTACCGGGCGGCGTGGGCCCGGCTGAAGGAGGCGTGAGGCGCCCGGACCTTCGTCCGGCTCACCAGCAGAACTCCAGCTCGATGCTGAGCTCGCCCGTCTTGCGCGCGCGCACCTTCACGCCCCGCATGCCCAGCTTCGTCGCCATCGAGACCGCCGCACCCTCGTGGTAGGCGAGCGGCATGAGGGTGCGCTGGATGGCGAGGACGCCACTCTTGGGCCCGGTCCAGGTCACCTCGGGCTTTCCGTAGCTCGTCAACACCCAGTAGAGCGTCTGCAGGGTGCCCATGATCTGCTGGGGAGGCCCTCCGGCCTGCTGCATCGCCGTCCGCCCGACCGGGGTCTCCATGTAGCTCTCCCCGGCCTTGAAGCCGATCTGCCGCAGGGCCTCGCCGAAGCCGCCGAACCTGCCGCTCAGCGCCTGGGCCGCGGCGGCGAGCAACAACAGCAGGGAGCGCGTGGGGTAGTTGAAGAACTCCGCGAAGGACTTCTCCCCGCTCGCGGCCATGCAACGCCGCACCACGGCCTCGCTCTCGCCGAGGTCGCGCACCACCCTCAACGTGGAGGTGAACAGGAAGCCGCGCGTGGTGTGCTCCGGGGTCGCCAGGCTCAACCGGTGCTGCAGATCCTGCTCCGCATCGTAGGTGCGATCACTGCTTGGTGCCGACTCGGTACTCATGCTCGCTTTCCAGCGGCCTCGAGCTCGGAGAGCGGCGCCGCGCCTCCCCATATTACAACGGGTTTGGGGCGCTGCTCAGGCACAAGAACGTTCCAAAGCAGACCCGGTGGGGAGGTGCCAGGCATGTGGGAGCGCCCGCCTGCCCGCCCGCTGGTGGAACCATCGAACCTCGGCGGTGGTGAAGGCGGTCCGCCCCGACAGCGGGCCGACACGCGGCGGAGGAGCTCTGTCAGTCTTACCGGCTCCCCGCCGATGCACCCTGCCACGGCTCGATAAGACCGCGAAATCACACGCCCTTTCCGCCGGGCCCCGCTGGCACGTGGGATGCTCTACCCCACTCCGGCAAGGCGGTGGGGGAGGACGGACGGGGTTGGGTGGGGATGGGTCGGGAGGAGCTGCTGGGGGGCGGCTCCTCCCGATTTTCTTGACGTGGACTACGCCTTGGCCAGCTGGCGCATCACGTACAGCAGGATGCCGCCATGCCGGTAGTAGTCGAGCTCATTCGGCGTGTCGATGCGGCACAGCACGGTGAACTCCTTGGAGCCGCCCTCGCCCGTGGCCTTCACGGTGAGCTTCTTCTGCGGCGCCAGGTTCTCCGCGATGCCGACGATCTCGAACGACTCGTGGCCGGTCAGGCCCAGGCTCTGCGCGTCCTGGCCCGCCTCGAACTGCAGCGGCAGCACGCCCATGCCGATGAGGTTCGAGCGGTGGATGCGCTCGAAGCTCTTGGCGATGACAGCCTTGATGCCGAGCATCGCCGTGCCCTTGGCGGCCCAGTCACGGCTGGAGCCCGTGCCGTACTCGGCGCCCGCGAGCACCACCAGCGGAGTGCCCGCCTGCTGGTACTTCATGGAGGCGTCGTAGATGCTCATCCGCTCGCGGGTGGGGATGTGGACGGTGACACCGCCCTCCACGCCCGGCACCAGCAGGTTCTTCAGGCGGATGTTGGCGAAGGTGCCGCGCACCATCACCTCGTGGTTGCCGCGGCGCGCGCCGTAGGAGTTGAAGTCCTTGGGCTCCACGCCCTGCTCCATGAGGTACTTGGCGGCCGGGCTCGTCTTGGCGATGTTGCCCGCGGGCGAGATGTGGTCCGTCGTCACCGAGTCGCCCAGCACCGCGAGCACCTGGGCGCCCTTGATGTCCGAGAGCGGCTTGGGCTCGGCGGGGATGTTCTCCAGGAAGGTCGGCTTGCGCACGTAGGTGGACTTGGGGTCCCACTTGAACGTGTTGCCGCCACCGGACTGGAGCTGCTGCCAGAGCTGGTCGCCCTCCATGGCGCGCGAGTACTGGCTGCGGAACTGCTCGGGCTTCACCGCGGAGTTGATGAAGCCGCGGATCTCCTCGGCGGAGGGCCAGATGTCCTTGAGGAACACCGGGGCGCCGTTGCGGTCGGTGCCGAGCGGCTCGGTGTCCAGGTCCTTGCCCACCTCACCGGCCAGGGCGTACGCCACCACCAGCGGCGGCGAGGCCAGGTAGTTCATGCGCACGTGCGGGTTGATGCGGCCCTCGAAGTTGCGGTTGCCGCTGAGCACCGCGGCCACCACGAGGTCGCCCGTGGTGACGGCCTCGGCCACCGGGTCCGGCAGCGGGCCCGAGTTGCCGATGCAGGTGGCGCAGCCGTAGCCCACGATGTGGAAGCCGAGCGCCTCCAGGTAGGGCATGAGGCCGGCCTCCTTGAGGTAGTCCGTCACCACGCGGCTGCCCGGGGCCAGGCTCGTCTTCACCCAGGGCTTCACGTTGATGCCGCGCTCCACGGCCTTCTTGGCCAGCAGGCCCGCGCCCAGCAGCACCGCCGGGTTGGAGGTGTTGGTGCACGAGGTGATGGAGGCGATGACGACGGCGCCGTGGCCCAGCTCGTAGCTCTGGTTGCCCTGCTTGACGGTGACGGTCTGCTTGAGGCGCTCGGGAGGCACCGGGGCCGCGGGGGCCTTGGCCTTGCCGCCGCCCTCGTCGTCCTCGCCCTTGCTCTTGCCCGCGGAGAGCATCTCCACCAGCGACTTCTCGTAGCCGGCCTTCATGTCCTTGAGGGGCACGCGGTCCTGCGGGCGCTTGGGGCCGGCGAGGCTCGGCACCACCGTGGCCAGGTCCAGCTCCAGCGTGTCGCTGAAGACCGGGTCCGGCGTGCTCTCGGTGTGGAAGAGGCCCTGCTCCTTGTAATAGGCCTCGGCGAGCGCGACGAGCTCCGGCGGGCGGCCGGTGAAGCGCAGGTAGTTGAGGCTCTCCTCGTCCACCGGGAAGAAGCCGATGGTGGCGCCGTACTCGGGCGCCATGTTGGCGAT from Archangium lipolyticum includes the following:
- a CDS encoding peptide chain release factor family protein; translated protein: MNVDPSRRQAALEALALDDEALLKACEVEYFIASGPGGQHRNTTASGVRLTHPPTGLSVTGTERRSQVQNKGAALERLREGLQALTYVPKKRHKTKPTKGSQRRRLETKKREGEKKAQRSKKGLW
- the acnA gene encoding aconitate hydratase AcnA codes for the protein MTDSFKSKSQLKVGSATYDFYSLAKVGKDHASVARLPFSLKILLENLLRHEDGRVVKREHVEKMLAWNPKADPDTEISFHPARVLLQDFTGVPAVVDLAAMREALAAMGGDPAKINPRNPADLVIDHSFQVDVFGTSDAFRANAELEFDRNKERYAFLRWGQNAFKNFRVVPPDVGICHQVNLEYLAQVAFRQGNVVCPDTLVGTDSHTTMINGLGVVGWGVGGIEAEAALLGQPITMLIPQVVGFKLSGKLPAGATATDLVLTVTQMLRKKGVVGKFVEFYGNGLKSLSLPDRATIANMAPEYGATIGFFPVDEESLNYLRFTGRPPELVALAEAYYKEQGLFHTESTPDPVFSDTLELDLATVVPSLAGPKRPQDRVPLKDMKAGYEKSLVEMLSAGKSKGEDDEGGGKAKAPAAPVPPERLKQTVTVKQGNQSYELGHGAVVIASITSCTNTSNPAVLLGAGLLAKKAVERGINVKPWVKTSLAPGSRVVTDYLKEAGLMPYLEALGFHIVGYGCATCIGNSGPLPDPVAEAVTTGDLVVAAVLSGNRNFEGRINPHVRMNYLASPPLVVAYALAGEVGKDLDTEPLGTDRNGAPVFLKDIWPSAEEIRGFINSAVKPEQFRSQYSRAMEGDQLWQQLQSGGGNTFKWDPKSTYVRKPTFLENIPAEPKPLSDIKGAQVLAVLGDSVTTDHISPAGNIAKTSPAAKYLMEQGVEPKDFNSYGARRGNHEVMVRGTFANIRLKNLLVPGVEGGVTVHIPTRERMSIYDASMKYQQAGTPLVVLAGAEYGTGSSRDWAAKGTAMLGIKAVIAKSFERIHRSNLIGMGVLPLQFEAGQDAQSLGLTGHESFEIVGIAENLAPQKKLTVKATGEGGSKEFTVLCRIDTPNELDYYRHGGILLYVMRQLAKA
- a CDS encoding DUF2378 family protein translates to MSTESAPSSDRTYDAEQDLQHRLSLATPEHTTRGFLFTSTLRVVRDLGESEAVVRRCMAASGEKSFAEFFNYPTRSLLLLLAAAAQALSGRFGGFGEALRQIGFKAGESYMETPVGRTAMQQAGGPPQQIMGTLQTLYWVLTSYGKPEVTWTGPKSGVLAIQRTLMPLAYHEGAAVSMATKLGMRGVKVRARKTGELSIELEFCW
- a CDS encoding RCC1 domain-containing protein, encoding MMGSTVSRSLGVTLLLLVTSLFAACDAGGEGDERTLASQRAPAIIVQGRPYRLAGGSGHSLFVTPADTVWSWGINSQGQLGDGTTAQRLSPVQVQGLTGITAVAAGNTHSLALKADGTVWAWGGNGEGQLGDGTTSQRLTPVQVPGLTSVKAIAAGNTYSLALKADGTVWAWGANDASQLGDGTTTSSVSPVQVLGLADVKAIAAGDSHGLALLQDGTVWGWGSNYFGQLGDDTAATHARAVRISGLTGISAIAGGWAHSLAVDANGVVWAWGDNTYGQLGNEGAAPSTTPTRVLGLSNITALASGSYHSLARRIDGTVWAWGDNSLGQVSAAGASVQRVAIRVPELLDVQAIACGNSYSLLALGDNTVRGWGLNNSGQLGNGSASWRPLPGQVQGLSGVAQIASGELHALAVRGSDGTVWTWGQNDYGQLGDGTLTLRALPVQVPGLTSVRALAAATYHSLAVKSDGTVWAWGDNIHGELGDGTNVQRTSPVRVTGLTGVSAVAAGTYHSLALKSDGTVWAWGYDNYGQLGDGAFSGNPRTTAVQVRGLTGVVAVAAGTYHSLALKSDGTVWVWGYNGTGQLGDGTNVSSNLPVQLKGLSGVRSIAAGAYHSVVVKDDGSAWSWGDNTYGQLGDGSTQTQYTPVQVAVVTEGMSVSCRGNHVVVRRTDGTLWAWGRNGQGQLGTGNSTSVNVAVPVPSFSRIAAIAVGARSSLALRTDGTVWAWGDSTYGQLGNGVTSSVFFPVRTRGNPRFSLLASGDHHSLLVRDDNAVWGWGNNGKGQLGTGNTLHRTSPTRVRGLTCVVAVSGGAAYTLALRCDGTVWAWGDNTHGQLGVGSQSSRTTPVQVQGLSNVVSFSAGSSHALAVRSDGTVWAWGLNDSGQLGDGTTLWRNTPVQVRGLLDVMAVSAGAAHSLAVKSDGTVWAWGRNTSGQLGDGTTTSRGLPVLVPELAGATAISAGDSHSLALTGDGSVWGWGDNTSGQLGTGSTDSSYLPVRALELSKVTAIATHHSHSLALLADGSLWSWGGNDFGQLGDGTSHPRFLPTQVPGVSDVVAIAAGYQHTLAQSRDGTLLTWGSNEYGQLAEASTSFRGSPELISGLTDGTALAAGAHHALVLHADGTVSAWGLNINGQSSKPGWVEGLTDVTAIAAGASHNLALRSDGTVWAWGLNEQGQLGDGTRLDRSVPVQVLELSDVKAIAAGAAHSLALRSDGTVWAWGGNTSGQLGDGTTAGSLVPVRVVELAGIVGVAAGDAHSLALREDRTVWAWGGNDFGQLGEGTTQMQLLPVQVVGPSDVQAIVAGAAHSLALDGAGSVWAWGSNASGQLGDGTTVPQPLPVRLETVTSLQGIASGANHSVGLLPDGGLATWGSNAHGELGDGTNDARPQPAGVVGLADVTRVAAGHAFTLALRSDGSVASWGGNLYGTLGNGVMSQRLTPGAVQF
- a CDS encoding GTP pyrophosphokinase, which gives rise to MPTLEDAIALAVEAHRGQRDKAGQTYILHPLRVMLRLDGELERMVAVLHDVVEDSPYTLERLRGLGYPEEVLGALEHLTKREGETYESFIERVRPHALARRVKLADLEDNMDVRRLPAVTAKDAERLARYRAAWARLKEA